Proteins encoded within one genomic window of Tidjanibacter massiliensis:
- a CDS encoding fibronectin type III domain-containing protein produces the protein MKIFNFCLASVAVLFLAVSCGKEEYGMSGRKEVVGNDGYGLSAMTMDYDEVMGNLALSVSRAMRGNTEFRQLIHENALEQFDGDYDVLLKHVADDTVLADDETVVTRSADGTIAVKDLLSVYFPEEGTETRSSGTNIIEELQRLYPNLQISVPVHAEDWNPEEYVPVVAFLPEDYCDATVTEIPGYDAAGNFVWIDAINIPENPVIVVGLCERTDANGELLDGYNPEAVYPYQDNVAGDTRGWGVTAPAAPTNLAANRVTTGVALSWEHSGTANGFYIYRKAAKGGAYQKIGTVTGSNNKTYFDYNLISNEYYYYYVSAYSVGGTLTGQQISESGQSNVVFVQAPAAPAALSSFTTHYSGKNVELHWNNDGDNSSRVVIEYMVPEHQSGYQRLITRSGGVNNYIYSPAYRGTKIMYRAYRENSIGNSDAVYDFIYPPYRNADASSPVYVKQIKFTDWSLERWPAGKPEFYLKVVGATDDGKTYEIQNQVEFNFDSKSNISQVFKDKKVVDWRCFSDQDWYSMITFCLEEYDLPNAAISFKISADIGVKIADALEVRTGAELGVQFSNKGEMCGNASIYYFDNPEQWVVFPNYGVQMLISEHGN, from the coding sequence ATGAAAATTTTTAATTTTTGTTTAGCAAGCGTTGCGGTTCTGTTTCTGGCTGTTTCCTGCGGAAAGGAAGAGTATGGAATGAGCGGGCGTAAAGAAGTTGTCGGTAACGACGGTTATGGACTGTCGGCAATGACGATGGATTATGACGAGGTGATGGGAAATCTGGCCCTGTCGGTCAGCCGGGCGATGCGTGGAAATACCGAATTCAGACAACTGATTCATGAGAATGCGTTGGAACAGTTCGACGGAGACTATGATGTCCTGTTAAAACATGTTGCGGATGATACGGTTTTGGCTGACGATGAAACGGTGGTTACACGGTCGGCGGACGGTACGATTGCCGTGAAAGACCTGCTGAGTGTCTATTTCCCTGAGGAGGGGACAGAAACCCGGAGTTCCGGTACGAATATTATAGAAGAACTTCAGAGGTTATATCCGAATCTGCAGATATCGGTACCTGTGCACGCGGAAGATTGGAATCCGGAAGAATATGTACCTGTCGTAGCGTTTTTGCCGGAAGATTATTGCGATGCGACTGTGACGGAGATTCCGGGATATGATGCGGCGGGAAATTTCGTGTGGATAGATGCGATAAATATTCCGGAAAACCCGGTTATAGTCGTAGGATTGTGTGAACGCACGGATGCGAACGGCGAGTTGTTGGATGGATATAATCCGGAGGCTGTTTATCCGTATCAGGATAATGTTGCAGGCGATACGCGTGGTTGGGGTGTGACAGCTCCTGCTGCTCCGACCAATTTGGCAGCCAATCGGGTTACGACGGGAGTTGCATTGTCGTGGGAACATTCCGGTACGGCAAACGGTTTTTATATATACCGTAAAGCAGCCAAAGGAGGCGCCTATCAGAAAATAGGTACGGTTACAGGAAGTAATAATAAGACTTATTTCGATTACAATCTTATTTCGAATGAATATTATTACTATTATGTTTCTGCCTATTCGGTGGGAGGAACCTTAACCGGCCAGCAAATTTCCGAATCCGGCCAGTCCAATGTCGTTTTCGTGCAGGCACCTGCTGCGCCTGCCGCTTTATCGAGTTTTACGACTCATTACAGTGGAAAAAATGTGGAACTTCACTGGAATAACGACGGTGATAATTCTTCGCGGGTTGTAATCGAATATATGGTTCCAGAGCATCAGAGTGGGTATCAGCGTTTGATTACCAGATCGGGTGGAGTGAATAATTATATCTATTCACCGGCGTACCGGGGAACGAAGATTATGTACCGGGCCTATCGGGAGAATTCCATCGGTAATTCCGATGCGGTGTACGATTTTATTTATCCGCCTTATCGGAATGCGGATGCGAGTTCGCCGGTTTATGTGAAACAGATTAAGTTTACCGATTGGTCGCTGGAGCGCTGGCCTGCAGGAAAACCGGAGTTTTATTTGAAAGTCGTAGGAGCTACCGATGATGGAAAAACATATGAAATACAGAACCAGGTCGAGTTCAATTTCGATTCTAAATCGAATATATCTCAGGTGTTTAAGGATAAAAAGGTAGTGGATTGGCGGTGTTTTTCAGACCAGGATTGGTATTCGATGATTACGTTTTGCCTTGAAGAATACGATTTGCCGAATGCTGCCATAAGTTTTAAAATTAGTGCGGATATTGGTGTGAAAATTGCTGATGCTTTGGAAGTAAGAACAGGTGCAGAATTGGGTGTGCAATTTTCTAATAAAGGAGAAATGTGTGGGAATGCATCCATATACTATTTTGACAATCCGGAGCAATGGGTTGTTTTTCCGAATTATGGAGTGCAGATGTTGATTAGTGAACACGGCAATTAG
- a CDS encoding GNAT family N-acetyltransferase, with translation MMECDVIRTERLRAGVWRGEDTTEFIRMNADSRVMRYFPKRLSPEESVEFLGRIKREFAVYGYGLFAVRERTGGHFVGFVGLHRFDFDADFAPGVEIGWRLLPEYWGQGYAPEMAAACLAYARDTLHLKEVFSFTAVQNQPSERVMQKLGMCRVKEFDHPAVPAGHPLSRHVLYVMEFREEG, from the coding sequence ATGATGGAGTGCGACGTGATACGGACCGAACGACTTCGGGCGGGTGTATGGCGGGGGGAGGACACGACGGAGTTTATCCGGATGAATGCCGACAGCCGCGTGATGCGGTATTTCCCGAAGCGGCTCTCGCCGGAGGAATCCGTGGAGTTTCTCGGTCGGATAAAGCGGGAGTTTGCAGTGTACGGTTACGGGCTCTTTGCCGTGCGGGAGCGTACCGGAGGACATTTTGTGGGGTTTGTCGGGCTGCACCGTTTCGATTTCGATGCGGATTTCGCTCCGGGTGTGGAGATAGGGTGGCGGCTGCTGCCGGAGTATTGGGGACAGGGGTATGCGCCGGAGATGGCGGCGGCATGTCTGGCATACGCCCGTGATACGCTTCATCTAAAGGAAGTCTTCTCTTTTACTGCTGTGCAGAACCAGCCCTCCGAACGGGTGATGCAGAAACTCGGGATGTGCCGGGTGAAGGAGTTCGACCATCCGGCCGTTCCGGCAGGCCATCCGCTGTCGCGGCATGTGCTCTATGTGATGGAGTTCCGGGAGGAAGGGTGA
- a CDS encoding C1 family peptidase, which translates to MKKGILLAASLVVAGGIAADAQSITGDDVARMRDRFRGDPSVVAIQNVLTSNGDIRALALNHGLDGKVDHYFKYRVNVKGITDQKQSGRCWMFTSMNVLRPSVMEKYNLDEFDFSHNYLYFWDMLEKANLFLENVAATASKPMDDREVVHYFSAPLDDGGVWNLYYNIAGKYGVVPAQVMPETPHSENTAQMVALINEKLRVEGYRLREALAGTKGKARAAVVKEHKDAALNDVYRMLALCLGEPPVEFEWRFRDRAGNLVSKTYTPLEFYAEITPDDYSPENYIMIMNDPTREYYRVYDISNYRNTVEGVNWVYLNLPNDAIKRAALASIKNNEAMYASCDVNKHLNRRTGVMDPAMYDYGALFGVDLSMDKKARILTRQSGSSHAMTLIGVDTDENDVPVKWEFENSWGTEYGNKGYLTFTDAWFDEYMFRLVIHKRYLDEKAVEALSGEPVVLPAWDYMH; encoded by the coding sequence ATGAAGAAAGGTATCTTGTTGGCGGCTTCGCTCGTGGTTGCGGGAGGTATTGCGGCCGATGCACAGTCCATAACCGGCGATGACGTGGCGCGGATGCGCGACCGTTTCCGCGGCGACCCGTCCGTCGTGGCCATACAGAACGTATTGACCTCCAACGGCGATATACGGGCCCTGGCGCTGAACCACGGGCTCGACGGTAAGGTGGACCATTATTTCAAATACAGGGTGAATGTGAAGGGAATTACCGACCAGAAGCAGTCGGGCCGCTGCTGGATGTTCACTTCGATGAACGTACTCCGTCCTTCGGTCATGGAGAAGTACAATTTGGATGAGTTCGATTTTTCGCATAACTATCTTTATTTCTGGGATATGCTCGAAAAGGCGAACCTCTTCCTCGAAAACGTGGCCGCGACCGCATCCAAGCCGATGGACGACCGGGAGGTCGTACACTACTTTTCCGCTCCGCTCGACGACGGCGGGGTATGGAACCTCTATTACAACATTGCGGGCAAGTACGGGGTGGTGCCTGCGCAGGTGATGCCGGAGACTCCCCATTCGGAGAATACGGCCCAGATGGTGGCGCTTATCAACGAGAAGCTGCGGGTCGAGGGGTACAGGCTGCGGGAAGCGCTGGCCGGTACGAAAGGCAAGGCCCGTGCGGCGGTGGTGAAGGAGCATAAGGATGCCGCGCTGAATGACGTTTACCGGATGTTGGCGCTGTGCCTCGGCGAACCTCCTGTCGAATTTGAATGGAGGTTCCGTGACCGTGCAGGCAATCTCGTCTCCAAAACCTATACGCCGCTGGAGTTTTATGCCGAGATTACTCCGGACGACTATTCTCCGGAGAACTACATCATGATAATGAACGACCCCACGCGCGAATATTACCGGGTGTATGACATCAGCAACTACCGCAATACGGTCGAAGGGGTGAACTGGGTGTACCTCAACCTGCCGAACGACGCCATCAAGCGTGCAGCGCTCGCCTCCATCAAGAATAATGAGGCCATGTATGCGTCGTGCGACGTGAACAAGCACCTCAACCGCAGGACGGGTGTCATGGACCCCGCCATGTACGACTACGGCGCACTTTTCGGGGTGGACCTGTCGATGGACAAGAAGGCGCGGATACTGACCCGGCAGAGCGGGTCGAGTCATGCCATGACGCTTATCGGTGTGGATACGGACGAGAACGACGTGCCTGTGAAGTGGGAGTTCGAGAACAGTTGGGGTACGGAGTACGGCAACAAGGGATACCTGACCTTTACGGACGCCTGGTTCGACGAATACATGTTCCGGCTCGTCATCCACAAGCGGTATCTGGATGAGAAGGCCGTCGAGGCGCTTTCGGGCGAACCCGTCGTACTGCCCGCGTGGGACTATATGCACTGA
- a CDS encoding GNAT family N-acetyltransferase has product MHENKIKESLKIKPVSLKYLDQYNELLRYVFQVTDRELEESGYEDGELRRSKRPILQEADVFGWFTHDDELVSQICIYPCEVNIHSRIFRMGGVTGVGTYPEFAGMGLMNDLIRLALQKMRKAEQYVSYLYPYSIPYYRRKGWEIMSDHITFTLKDTEIPETVEVPGHVERLPVGDEDVKGTYDRFARCTHGALIRNDFEWMEYWRWENEEERTAAVYYDAKDTPQGFLLYWVEEDVFHIREMVYLTQEARKGLWNFIRAHYSMIDAVKGHIYTGEPLAFLLDESQIQETIEPYFMARIVDVAQFLRLYPFEGSIRPFHFVVTDPMAEWNNGIFSVATDREGTVSVTDEPAGKAVELDIQTLSAMLMGYKRPSYLARIERLHTDKRTLRLLEEIIPDGQPYFSDYF; this is encoded by the coding sequence ATGCACGAAAACAAGATAAAGGAGAGCCTGAAGATAAAACCCGTCAGCCTGAAATACCTCGACCAATACAATGAACTGCTGCGATATGTCTTTCAGGTCACCGACCGGGAGCTGGAGGAGAGCGGCTATGAGGACGGGGAACTGAGACGCTCCAAACGTCCTATTCTGCAGGAAGCCGACGTATTCGGCTGGTTCACCCACGACGACGAACTCGTGTCGCAGATATGTATCTATCCGTGCGAAGTGAACATTCACAGCCGCATCTTCAGAATGGGCGGCGTGACGGGAGTGGGCACCTACCCCGAATTCGCCGGCATGGGCCTGATGAACGACCTGATACGGCTTGCACTGCAAAAGATGCGCAAGGCGGAGCAGTATGTCTCCTATCTCTATCCCTACTCCATTCCCTATTACAGACGCAAGGGGTGGGAAATCATGTCCGACCACATCACCTTTACCCTGAAAGATACGGAGATACCGGAAACCGTCGAGGTGCCGGGCCATGTCGAGCGGCTCCCCGTAGGCGACGAAGACGTCAAGGGAACGTACGACCGTTTCGCCCGCTGCACGCACGGCGCCCTCATCCGCAACGATTTCGAGTGGATGGAGTATTGGCGCTGGGAGAACGAGGAGGAACGGACGGCGGCGGTCTATTACGACGCAAAGGATACCCCCCAGGGATTCCTGCTCTACTGGGTGGAGGAGGACGTTTTCCACATCCGCGAAATGGTCTATCTCACGCAGGAGGCCCGCAAGGGGCTGTGGAACTTTATCCGGGCGCACTACTCCATGATAGACGCCGTGAAGGGACACATCTACACGGGCGAACCGCTGGCCTTCCTGCTCGACGAAAGTCAGATACAGGAGACGATAGAACCCTACTTCATGGCCCGCATCGTGGACGTCGCCCAGTTCCTGCGCCTCTATCCGTTCGAAGGGAGCATACGCCCCTTCCATTTCGTCGTGACCGACCCCATGGCGGAGTGGAACAACGGCATCTTCAGTGTCGCAACCGACCGGGAAGGTACCGTCTCCGTGACCGACGAACCGGCAGGCAAAGCGGTGGAACTCGACATACAGACCCTTTCGGCCATGCTCATGGGCTACAAACGCCCCTCCTATCTCGCCAGAATCGAACGGCTGCACACCGACAAACGGACGCTGCGACTTCTGGAAGAAATCATCCCCGACGGACAGCCCTACTTCTCCGACTACTTCTGA
- a CDS encoding GNAT family N-acetyltransferase produces the protein MKDYRFSNNTAKRRYELDLEDGQIAMIEYYLAPGGEVALTHTEVPYDHAGQGVGSQIAFKALTDIREQGSKVIPQCGFVASYIRRHPEWQELVAVRERTY, from the coding sequence ATGAAAGATTACAGATTCAGCAACAACACCGCCAAACGGCGGTACGAACTCGACCTGGAAGACGGCCAGATAGCCATGATAGAGTATTATCTCGCACCGGGCGGAGAAGTGGCGCTCACCCACACGGAGGTGCCTTACGACCACGCGGGCCAGGGCGTCGGGAGCCAGATAGCCTTCAAGGCACTCACCGACATCCGGGAACAGGGGAGCAAGGTCATCCCCCAGTGCGGATTCGTCGCCTCCTACATCCGCCGCCACCCCGAGTGGCAGGAGCTCGTCGCGGTGCGCGAACGCACCTACTGA
- a CDS encoding chromate transporter, whose product MIYLQLLLSYLKIGFFGFGGGYAMLSLIQNEIVVQRGWLTSEQLTDIIAISQVTPGPIAINSATYVGYAVTGTVWGAALATLAACIPSLTLMLAATKFYLRLRANRYVSGAMEGMKPMMIGMIMAAALLLLTPETFIDWKSWAILAAAFLASFKKVNPILIIVLSAVAGLLLYL is encoded by the coding sequence ATGATATACCTCCAACTGCTGCTCTCCTATCTCAAGATAGGCTTTTTCGGGTTCGGCGGCGGCTACGCCATGCTCTCGCTCATCCAGAACGAAATCGTGGTACAGCGCGGATGGCTCACATCCGAACAGCTCACCGACATTATCGCCATCTCGCAGGTCACGCCGGGCCCTATCGCCATCAACAGCGCCACATACGTCGGATATGCCGTGACGGGTACGGTCTGGGGTGCGGCCCTCGCTACGCTGGCTGCCTGCATCCCGTCGCTTACCCTGATGCTTGCGGCCACGAAGTTCTATCTCAGGCTGCGCGCCAACCGTTACGTGTCGGGCGCCATGGAAGGAATGAAACCGATGATGATAGGAATGATAATGGCCGCGGCGCTCCTGCTCCTCACCCCCGAAACCTTCATCGACTGGAAAAGCTGGGCGATACTCGCCGCCGCCTTCCTCGCTTCGTTCAAAAAGGTGAATCCTATCCTCATCATCGTCCTCTCGGCAGTGGCAGGGTTATTGCTCTATCTGTAA
- a CDS encoding chromate transporter: protein MKKELRHIRNVQPKGTGSLRVCLSLFTTFFKIGAFTFGGGFAMIPLIEREMIDRRGWIARGDFLELLTLAQSAPGPIALNSAVFVGYKIAGYRGAFSAVAGVVLPSFVIILLIAIYFTDIRENRYVDAAFKGMRPAVIALIAAPILNLARGMVWWKIALAAIAAVIVWQLGVSPVWFIIAGAAAGILHALHDKRGTAGNGKEGMQ, encoded by the coding sequence ATGAAAAAAGAGTTACGGCACATACGCAACGTACAACCGAAGGGTACAGGCAGCCTGCGGGTATGCCTCTCGCTCTTCACGACCTTTTTCAAAATAGGTGCTTTCACCTTCGGAGGAGGCTTCGCCATGATACCCCTCATCGAACGGGAGATGATAGACCGGCGCGGCTGGATAGCACGCGGTGACTTTCTCGAACTGCTTACGCTGGCCCAGTCGGCTCCCGGCCCGATAGCCCTCAACTCGGCCGTATTCGTCGGCTACAAGATAGCCGGCTACCGGGGCGCCTTCTCGGCCGTGGCGGGCGTGGTACTCCCGTCGTTCGTCATCATCCTGCTCATCGCCATCTATTTCACGGACATCCGCGAGAACCGTTACGTGGATGCCGCCTTCAAGGGAATGCGCCCCGCCGTGATTGCACTCATCGCAGCCCCCATCCTGAATCTCGCCCGCGGAATGGTCTGGTGGAAAATCGCGCTCGCGGCAATCGCGGCCGTCATCGTATGGCAGCTCGGCGTATCCCCCGTCTGGTTCATCATAGCGGGTGCGGCCGCGGGCATCCTCCATGCACTGCACGACAAACGCGGCACGGCCGGGAACGGAAAGGAGGGAATGCAATGA
- a CDS encoding 16S rRNA (uracil(1498)-N(3))-methyltransferase, with protein sequence MQLFYTPDISLPEYTLPEEESAHCMKVLRLRTGDELHLTDGCGNLYRATVLQPDPKHCRVRITETFPEYGKRSYGVTVAVAPTKNTDRYEWFLEKATETGIDRIIPIECRRSERRTLKRERGERVVTSAVKQSLKAYRPQLDELTPVEEVIGMPFDGVKLIAHCRPDTQRRFIGDVLPRGGNVLVLIGPEGDFSDEEITAARAAGFTEVSLGESRLRTETAALAVVTAAALINGMKQPAPPKETATAS encoded by the coding sequence ATGCAATTATTTTACACGCCCGACATCTCCCTGCCCGAATATACACTGCCCGAAGAGGAGTCGGCACACTGCATGAAGGTGCTGCGCCTGAGGACGGGCGACGAACTCCACCTGACCGACGGGTGCGGCAATCTCTACCGGGCCACCGTTCTGCAACCCGACCCGAAACACTGCCGGGTACGCATCACGGAGACGTTCCCCGAATACGGCAAACGCAGTTACGGAGTGACGGTGGCCGTCGCGCCGACCAAGAATACCGACCGCTACGAATGGTTTCTGGAAAAGGCGACAGAAACGGGCATCGACCGTATCATCCCCATCGAATGCCGCCGCAGCGAACGCCGGACGCTCAAACGCGAACGGGGCGAACGGGTAGTGACAAGTGCCGTCAAGCAGTCCCTGAAGGCCTACCGTCCACAGCTGGACGAACTGACGCCCGTAGAGGAAGTGATAGGCATGCCTTTTGACGGCGTGAAACTCATAGCGCACTGCCGCCCCGATACGCAACGGCGCTTCATCGGCGACGTGCTGCCCAGGGGCGGGAACGTCCTCGTCCTGATAGGCCCCGAGGGCGACTTCTCCGACGAGGAGATAACGGCGGCCCGGGCCGCGGGATTCACGGAGGTGAGCCTCGGCGAGAGCCGTCTGCGCACCGAAACGGCGGCGCTCGCCGTCGTGACCGCCGCAGCGCTCATAAACGGCATGAAACAGCCGGCACCCCCGAAGGAAACGGCGACAGCGTCATGA
- a CDS encoding M3 family metallopeptidase — translation MKKIPLLLTTVCIMTAVSSCGSKEAPAGANPLLSEWDTPYGVPPFDKIKVSDYMPAFREAMKLHREEIKAIAENPEEPDFENTVLAFDNAGEMLTRVEQVFWSVAAADTNPQMQAVQEKVAPMLSEHYDGIMLDEKLFDRIRKVYEGRDAAGLDRLQKRLVEKVYKDFVRSGANLTAEQKAEFKEINSRLSELTFRFGKNLLEENARFRMVLNEEDVEGLPSGVRGAARNAAKEAGLGDDRYLFDIGKPSMLPFLSYSPRRDLRQELYTAYIEKCDHGDELDNKQLINEIIELRTRRANLLGYGTHAEYVLDANMAKTPENVYGLLDEIWTPALDRARGELAEMKELKRKEDGSDDFASWDWWYYAEKIRKSRYNLDQEALRPYFPLENVKQGIFELSNRLYGITFQPAVLPVYNNECVAYEVYDTDGSLLGILYMDLYPRAGRKGPGAWCGTFRDQSYKDGERVVPVVYIVANFTRPNGTIPALLDLDETTTFFHEFGHALHSLFSDVPYRGLLAVENDFVELPSQIMENWATEPEMLRSYAIHWQTGKVIPENLIKRIQESALFNQGFETVELAAASYSDMELHDMEEYVPVDLDAFEKRVLNEERGLIPQIEPRYRYPYFSHIFDGGYSAGYYGYLWAEVLDKDAYEAFRETGELFNKKVAARFREEILSKGGTEDGMVLYENFRGRQPSRLPLLVSRGLVEEPAANGAE, via the coding sequence ATGAAAAAAATCCCATTGCTATTGACCACAGTGTGTATTATGACCGCAGTTTCATCGTGCGGCAGCAAGGAGGCGCCGGCCGGTGCCAATCCGCTGCTCTCCGAATGGGATACGCCTTACGGCGTTCCCCCGTTCGATAAAATCAAGGTATCGGACTATATGCCGGCTTTCCGGGAGGCCATGAAGCTCCATCGGGAAGAGATAAAGGCCATTGCGGAGAATCCGGAGGAGCCCGATTTCGAGAACACCGTTCTCGCCTTCGACAACGCCGGGGAGATGCTTACGCGCGTGGAGCAGGTATTCTGGAGCGTGGCGGCCGCTGACACCAATCCGCAGATGCAGGCCGTACAGGAGAAGGTCGCGCCGATGCTGTCGGAGCATTATGACGGCATCATGCTCGACGAGAAACTGTTCGACCGCATCCGGAAGGTGTACGAGGGCCGTGATGCGGCGGGGCTCGACCGGTTGCAGAAACGTCTGGTGGAGAAGGTTTACAAAGATTTCGTCCGGTCGGGAGCCAATCTGACCGCCGAACAGAAGGCCGAATTCAAGGAGATAAACAGCCGGCTTTCGGAACTGACTTTCCGTTTCGGGAAAAACCTGCTCGAAGAGAACGCGCGTTTCCGGATGGTGCTGAATGAGGAGGATGTGGAGGGACTGCCGTCGGGCGTGCGCGGCGCGGCCCGCAATGCCGCCAAAGAGGCGGGACTCGGCGACGACAGATACCTTTTCGATATCGGGAAACCCAGCATGTTGCCTTTCCTCTCCTATTCGCCGCGCCGCGACCTGCGTCAGGAGCTTTATACGGCTTACATAGAGAAGTGCGACCACGGTGACGAGCTCGACAACAAGCAGTTGATAAACGAGATAATCGAACTGCGCACGCGTCGGGCCAATCTGCTCGGTTACGGTACGCATGCGGAGTATGTGCTCGACGCCAACATGGCCAAGACTCCGGAGAACGTGTACGGGCTGCTCGACGAGATATGGACGCCGGCGCTCGACAGGGCCCGCGGGGAACTTGCCGAGATGAAGGAGCTGAAGCGCAAGGAAGACGGCAGCGACGATTTCGCCTCGTGGGACTGGTGGTATTATGCTGAGAAGATACGCAAGTCGAGGTATAACCTCGACCAGGAGGCGCTGAGGCCCTATTTCCCGTTGGAAAATGTCAAACAGGGTATTTTCGAGCTGAGCAACCGGCTTTACGGCATCACGTTCCAGCCGGCGGTGCTGCCGGTCTACAACAACGAATGCGTGGCCTACGAAGTCTACGATACCGACGGCAGCCTGCTCGGCATCCTGTATATGGACCTGTATCCGCGTGCCGGCCGCAAGGGGCCGGGGGCGTGGTGCGGTACGTTCCGGGACCAGAGTTACAAGGACGGTGAACGGGTGGTGCCGGTGGTTTATATCGTGGCGAATTTCACCCGTCCGAACGGGACGATTCCCGCCTTGCTCGATTTGGACGAAACCACCACCTTTTTCCACGAGTTCGGGCATGCCCTCCATTCGCTCTTCAGCGACGTGCCCTATCGCGGACTGCTTGCCGTAGAGAACGATTTCGTGGAACTGCCTTCGCAAATTATGGAAAACTGGGCTACCGAGCCGGAGATGCTCCGCAGTTATGCCATCCATTGGCAGACGGGCAAGGTCATCCCCGAAAACCTGATTAAGCGCATACAGGAGAGCGCTCTGTTCAATCAGGGATTCGAGACGGTGGAACTCGCGGCGGCTTCCTATTCCGATATGGAGCTGCACGACATGGAGGAGTATGTCCCCGTTGACCTGGATGCATTTGAGAAGCGCGTTCTGAACGAGGAGCGGGGACTGATACCCCAGATAGAGCCGAGATACCGTTATCCCTACTTCTCGCATATCTTCGACGGAGGCTATTCGGCCGGCTATTACGGTTACCTCTGGGCGGAAGTGCTCGATAAGGATGCGTATGAAGCCTTCCGGGAGACGGGTGAACTGTTCAACAAGAAGGTCGCTGCCCGGTTCCGTGAAGAGATACTCTCCAAAGGGGGGACGGAAGACGGCATGGTGCTCTATGAGAATTTCCGCGGACGTCAGCCCAGTCGGCTGCCTCTGCTCGTGTCGCGGGGACTGGTAGAGGAACCGGCGGCGAACGGTGCGGAGTAG
- the meaB gene encoding methylmalonyl Co-A mutase-associated GTPase MeaB, giving the protein MKFSEHWEHRHREENEGSALHVTEGVNGQPSVNPHFRRKKRPALTTAQYVEGILAGDITVLSQAITLVESNLPEHYEQAQEIIERCLPRSGNSVRIGITGVPGAGKSTFIEAIGNMVTSLGHRLAVLAIDPSSERSGGSILGDKTRMESISSNPDVFIRPSPSAGSLGGVARKTRETVILCEAAGFDTIFIETVGVGQSETAVHSMVDLFMLLQISGAGDELQGIKRGIMEMADLVVITKADGENIRKAELAKAQISNALHLFPEPESGCRPQVFTCSAVDGSGLSEIWKEVGDFIACTRRNGFFTSNRRRQNKYWMYETINEALRNSFYRDPDIEAALPDFERKVLGDRLSSFVAARKLLDRYFGDIRREK; this is encoded by the coding sequence ATGAAATTTTCCGAACACTGGGAACACCGCCACCGCGAAGAGAATGAAGGGAGCGCCCTGCACGTCACCGAAGGCGTGAACGGACAACCCTCCGTCAATCCCCATTTCCGGCGGAAAAAACGACCCGCGCTCACGACGGCCCAATATGTGGAAGGCATCCTCGCCGGCGATATCACGGTACTGTCGCAAGCCATCACCCTCGTCGAAAGCAACCTTCCCGAACACTACGAACAGGCACAGGAGATAATCGAACGCTGCCTGCCCCGTTCCGGAAATTCGGTGCGCATCGGCATCACAGGCGTACCGGGAGCGGGAAAATCCACCTTCATCGAAGCAATCGGAAACATGGTGACCTCGCTCGGCCACCGGTTGGCGGTACTCGCCATCGACCCGAGTTCGGAACGGAGTGGCGGCTCCATCCTCGGCGACAAGACACGTATGGAGAGCATCTCCTCCAATCCGGACGTCTTCATCCGCCCCTCTCCGTCGGCGGGTTCGCTGGGGGGGGTGGCACGCAAGACACGCGAGACGGTCATCCTCTGCGAAGCGGCCGGCTTCGACACGATATTCATCGAAACCGTCGGCGTAGGACAGAGCGAAACGGCCGTCCACTCCATGGTAGACCTCTTCATGCTGCTCCAGATTTCCGGAGCCGGCGACGAACTGCAGGGCATCAAACGCGGCATCATGGAGATGGCCGACCTGGTGGTCATCACCAAGGCGGACGGCGAAAACATCCGCAAGGCCGAATTGGCGAAAGCACAGATATCCAATGCGCTCCATCTGTTTCCGGAACCGGAGTCGGGATGCCGGCCGCAGGTATTCACCTGTTCGGCGGTGGACGGCAGCGGACTTTCCGAAATATGGAAAGAGGTCGGCGACTTCATCGCCTGCACGCGCCGCAACGGCTTCTTTACCTCCAACCGCCGCAGACAGAACAAATACTGGATGTACGAAACCATCAACGAGGCGCTGCGCAACAGCTTCTACCGCGACCCCGATATCGAAGCGGCCCTTCCGGACTTCGAACGCAAGGTACTCGGCGACCGGCTCAGTTCGTTCGTCGCCGCCCGCAAACTGCTCGACCGCTATTTCGGCGATATCCGCCGCGAAAAGTAA